The following proteins are co-located in the Triplophysa dalaica isolate WHDGS20190420 chromosome 2, ASM1584641v1, whole genome shotgun sequence genome:
- the aip gene encoding AH receptor-interacting protein, with the protein MEEIAIKLKADGIIKKEISSGKGEFSPFPDGTKVKFHFRTSLCDGTVLDDSRTMGGQSKPMELILGKKFKLPVWEQVVTTMREGEVADFTCDVKHTAIYPTVSLSLRNISRGKDPLDGQRHCCGIAQVHSHHSMGYPDLDKLQTNPQPLVFTLELLQILPPGSFQMEIWAMTDEEKLGAIPQIHEDGNSLFKSGDITAAAEKYYSAIACLKSLQMKERPGDESWIKLDHLITPLLLNYCQCKYLQGQYYEILDHCSSIINKYDDNVKAYFKRGKAHAAVWNEAEARADFAIVVNLDPTLESSVTKELRALEERIRKKEKEEKGRFKNLFTNSSKASAAATTG; encoded by the exons ATGGAGGAAATTGCCATCAAGCTTAAAGCGGACGGCATAATCAAAAAAGAAATCTCTTCAGGAAAAGGAGAGTTTTCACCATTCCCAGATGGGACAAAG GTCAAGTTTCATTTCCGCACCAGTCTTTGTGATGGGACAGTGCTGGATGACTCCAGGACAATGGGAGGTCAAAGTAAACCTATGGAGCTCATACTGGGGAAGAAGTTCAAGCTTCCTGTGTGGGAGCAAGTGGTGACCACTATGAGAGAGGGTGAAGTGGCTGATTTTACATGTGATGTCAAG CACACAGCCATCTACCCAACGGTTTCTTTGTCGCTACGCAACATCAGCAGAGGAAAAGACCCACTGGATGGACAGAGACACTGCTGTGGAATTGCACAGGTTCACTCGCATCATTCTATGGGTTACCCAGACCTGGATAAATTGCAGACCAATCCCCAGCCTCTTGTTTTTACTCTTGAGTTGCTACAG ATCTTGCCCCCTGGCTCCTTCCAAATGGAAATATGGGCAATGACAGATGAGGAGAAACTGGGAGCCATACCGCAGATCCATGAGGATGgaaattcacttttcaagaGTGGAGACATTACAGCAGCTGCTGAGAAATACTACAGTGCCATAGCCTGCCTAAAGAGTTTACAAATGAAG GAGCGCCCGGGTGATGAGTCATGGATCAAACTTGACCACTTGATCACTCCTCTCCTTCTCAACTACTGCCAGTGCAAATATCTTCAGGGCCAGTACTATGAGATTTTGGACCACTGCTCATCTATCATCAATAAGTATGATG ATAATGTAAAGGCATATTTCAAACGAGGGAAGGCACATGCAGCGGTATGGAATGAGGCAGAGGCAAGAGCTGACTTCGCCATAGTGGTTAATTTAGACCCAACACTTGAATCCTCAGTCACAAAGGAACTGAGAGCACTGGAAGAGCGCATCcggaagaaagagaaagaagagaagGGACGCTTCAAGAACCTCTTCACCAACAGTAGCAAAGCTTCTGCTGCCGCTACTACA
- the sod3b gene encoding LOW QUALITY PROTEIN: extracellular superoxide dismutase [Cu-Zn] (The sequence of the model RefSeq protein was modified relative to this genomic sequence to represent the inferred CDS: inserted 1 base in 1 codon) — protein MKTLGFSPLQALLLGCHLYFCGSAFASYSNSGSLQAMCRMYPNTPIASGMACVYGQILFKQSGSKEKLKVTFRLYGLPVNSKQPRAMHVHEYGDLSNGCNSTGGHYNPLRINHPEHPGDFGNFVPKNGRICQSRYFDATLFGKLSIIGRSVVMHEGEDDXGRGGNAESLLNGNAGRRLACCVIGLENPRN, from the exons ATGAAGACCCTTGGTTTTTCACCACTTCAGGCGCTTTTGTTGGGTTGCCATTTGTACTTTTGTGGATCAGCATTTGCATCATATAGTAATTCCGGATCACTTCAGGCTATGTGTAGGATGTATCCCAACACTCCAATAGCATCAGGCATGGCTTGTGTATATGGCCAGATTCTTTTTAAACAGTCTGGATCAAAGGAGAAACTGAAGGTGACTTTCAGACTCTATGGCCTCCCTGTCAACAGTAAACAGCCTAGAGCAATGCACGTTCATGAGTATGGAGATTTGAGCAATGGCTGCAATTCTACAGGTGGACATTACAACCCCCTCAGAATAAACCATCCAGAACATCCAGGGGATTTTGGAAACTTTGTTCCGAAAAATGGACGGATTTGTCAGTCACGGTATTTTGATGCAACACTCTTTGGAAAGCTCTCAATAATTGGCCGGTCTGTTGTTATGCATGAGGGAGAAGACG TTGGGAGAGGTGGAAATGCAGAAAGCCTGTTAAATGGCAATGCTGGACGGCGACTGGCATGCTGCGTTATCGGCCTTGAAAACCCTAGAAATTAA